In the Candidatus Bathyarchaeia archaeon genome, GCGCCTGCCAGCTTCCGCGTTCCTCTCTATCCGTTTCTTTGCATAGCGGGTATTGTGGGGTTGATTGCGCTTCTGATTGGTATGCCCAAAGAAGCTTTGATTGTTGGGGTGGCGTTGATTTTGGCTTTGATGTTCATCTACTACATGCTGGTTGAAGCGGAATCTCGACCGGTCGAGCGGATAGAACTTTTTGATTAACCTAACGTGTCTGGGGATGATTGTAAGCGCAGGGGCTGCATCACTTTGCCAAACGACGCTGCAGGCGTTTCTAAAGAAACCAATAAATCATTTCCTGCCCTGTCTGAAGACGTGGTGTGAATTTGGGTTCTGACAAAGTAACGCGCATCTACGCGTGTCAACTCGCTACCAGCAATTCTGTCAAGCAGCATAAACTCAGAAAAACGATTGCCTGGCTGTCAGACAAAGAAGGCTTAGGCAAAGAATTCCTGTCCCTCTACCTGCCCCCTACGGCATCAATCACACAAACAATAGCGACCCTTAAGAGCCAATCTAAGTCTGATACCCGCAGGAACGGGGAAGTTTGGGGTCGATTTCAAGATTCCTCAAAAAATTTGATTCGGCACTTAAACCTTAAGAAGGAGCTGCCTGAGACTGGTCTTGCAGTGTTTGCTGGAACTTTTACTGTAAAAGGCGAAGGTGAGGTTTCTACTGTTGAGGAATTAGTTCCGCCGCAACCTGTTGCCGCCTATCTTCTCGAAGTTGACAACCATTTCCATTTAGAACCGCTTAGGGAAATGCTGCGAAACCCCCAAGTTGTGGGGCTGCTCGCCATGGATTCAAAGCAGGCTAGCTTTGGTTTGCTCAACGGGGAAAGCCTCGAATTCCTCAAGGACATCACGTCAGGTGTTTCAGGTAAGTCAGGCAAAGGCGGGCAGAGCCAGAGACGCTACGAAAGAGAACGAGACATGGAGCTCTCGCACTTTTTCCACCGAGTTGCCGAGCACGCGGCTAAGGCGTTTCTTGAAGACCACGAGGTTACGGCTTTGATAGTTGGCGGACCAGGTACAACAAAAGCCGACTTCTTAAAGGGCGATTACCTCCACTATGAGTTACAAAACGCCCTCGTGAACACAGTGGACATCCAGTCCGCAGACCGGGCAGGCGTGAGGGAAGTGTTTGAGCGGTCAGCTGAGCTTTTAAAGAATCTGTGCACGCCTGAAGAGCGGATGGCTGTTCACCGACTTTTGGCGGAACTGGCTAAGCAGACGGGGTTGGCGACTTATGGGCTAGGTTCCGTTTTGGATGCACTTAGAAACGGTGAAGCCGAAGTGGCGCTGGTCACAGACAGCACAGGCTTTGTTGAGGTTGGGGTGTTGTGCAAGAAATGTGGGCTGTCAAAGACGCAGATAATGGATAGCCAAGAGAAAGCTCAAAAGGTACAGGAAATGTTGTCGGGTCACTGCGAAAGGTGCAAGGCTGCTGACTTTGAGGTGAAGGAGAAAGATATCGTGGATGTATTGGAGGATGCGGCTTCACAGACAGACGCACGGGTCGAAGTGATTGCTACGGAGTCAGATGAGAAAATGCAGCTCACAGCTTTGGGGGGCATTGCTGCCCTCTTACGATATAGAACTTAGATAGACTGCCGAAAAATATGTTTCAAATAGTCTTCCGGGTGCCTGTGGTTTTAGTAAAACTGTTTAAGTGGTCTCTCTGAGATTTGAACTCTGAGCCTCTTGAGTGTAATCAAAGGTTTATGCGGTTATGTTATGTTTGCAGGTTTTGTCCTGAATGCGGTGAATATCCTATTTGTTATTTGTAGTAGGAAATTCTTTTATGGTAGTACATGCTTATGCTAACGTTGGCTACAACTATGGAAAACATTGTTAAAGTTACACGAAGGGGGCAAACCACAATTCCGGCGGAATTCAGGCAAAAGCTCGGAATCAAAGAAGGTGACCAGTTGGTCGTTGAAGCTACAGATAACGGAGTCCTGTTTACGCCTATTCCTAAGCTGGAAGAGTTGGCTGGCGTTGACTCTCAATACGGGACTCCTGAAGAGCTAAAGAAGGCGTTAGATAAACTTAGGGAAGAGTACTAAGCTTGAAGGAAGTTCTTGATACAAGATTCCTGTTTGAATACTTCTACTCCTCCAACCTCGAAACCAAAAACAAAGTAACCAGAAAAATGAACGATATGCTATCAAAAAACCTTGGTATATTACCTACAATGGTTCTGGCAGAAATCACCAAAGTCACCTGTGAAAGAAGAGGCAAAGACGTTGCCGAGAGCCGCTATCATGCCCTAGTCCAAAGCGGACTGCAAATCCAAGATTTGACGCCGCAAATTGCAAAACATGCAGGTCTGCTTAAAAACCAACACAGAAGCGTGCCCATGGGCGACTGCATCATAGCAGCAACAGCCATCGTAAATCACGCTCGGGTACTTTCAGACGACCCGCATTTTGACAACATAAAAGACGCCAAACGCGGCTGGATCTAAGCTCAGAGCTTAACACTTGTTTGATAGTGGAAAGGAGATTTGAGCTTTCGACAATAGAGTGCCCTTCTATCGTTTCGTATTCTCTGGTCTTAGGTTTTGACGTATTTGTTGTCAATGTATTGTTCCCAAAACTCTTTGAAGCATTTCCGGTATTTTGGCAGTCGGGCTCTGCCTCTCCACGTGGCTTTATCAGCAAACCTCTTAATCTCCTTGGAGGGCTTAAAGTAGGCGACCGCGTTGTCTGGGCTTAACACAAACGGCGGACGCCCATAATACATGCTTATCCAGTTCGCAATCAAATTCCCTGTCCGGTGGTTGCCTTCAATGAATAACTGGGGAAAACCCAGCACAGCAACATACACCTCAGCTGCAACCTTTAGCGGGCGTGGGGTGCCTTTCATGTGTTTTCGGTACCATTTCTCAATCGGTAAAATGTTTTCAGTGAATTTCTCGGAGTTCGCCTCAATTGCACTGTTAAACTCCAATCTTAATGTCGTGTCAAACCCGTAATGTACAATATTGTTGAGTTCTAAGATTTCCGAGGCGCCTTCTTTGGAGAACGGTTCAATGCCTTCCTCAAGAAGCCCGTCCAGATATATGTATGCGTCCATCATGTGCCCTCTTATAACGTTGTTGAAGGTGTCGCGTTTGCCTAGTTTTTCGTGGTCGAGTTGGGTGTTGATTTTTTCCCAGTTTTCCTGAACTTTGAAAAGGGCTTTGTCGACGTTTGCAAGGTCGAATCGCAGAATTTTTGGTTGCTTCATCCTCTTCAATGCAGACATTACAGTGCATGATTTTATCACTTAGCAATATAAACTATGTAGACGACCATAATGAAAATAGATAAAACAGCAACGAGGGTACCTGAATGTTGTTGGTGGCTTGGTTTTCAAAGCTCTCGAGTCCCCTTAAGTGTACATCCAGACTTCGTTTTGCAATAATCTTGTTCGTAAGCGCTAAAGTTTAGTAAGACTCATTTTTTCTTTGCTGAGTTCTTCTTTTGGCTTTTTACGACCGCTACTGCCCCTACAACCACCACAATCGCTAATGCGCTGGCAATTACGAGGGTCCATGGAAATTCAGGTTCTGATTGTACAAGCGCTGGTTGTTGGTCGAAAACTATTGAAACCTCATGTGTGCTAAAATGCGTACTAAACCAGACGTAAAAGTTGTCTGCGTCTTGAGTGCATTCTTG is a window encoding:
- the prf1 gene encoding peptide chain release factor aRF-1 gives rise to the protein MNLGSDKVTRIYACQLATSNSVKQHKLRKTIAWLSDKEGLGKEFLSLYLPPTASITQTIATLKSQSKSDTRRNGEVWGRFQDSSKNLIRHLNLKKELPETGLAVFAGTFTVKGEGEVSTVEELVPPQPVAAYLLEVDNHFHLEPLREMLRNPQVVGLLAMDSKQASFGLLNGESLEFLKDITSGVSGKSGKGGQSQRRYERERDMELSHFFHRVAEHAAKAFLEDHEVTALIVGGPGTTKADFLKGDYLHYELQNALVNTVDIQSADRAGVREVFERSAELLKNLCTPEERMAVHRLLAELAKQTGLATYGLGSVLDALRNGEAEVALVTDSTGFVEVGVLCKKCGLSKTQIMDSQEKAQKVQEMLSGHCERCKAADFEVKEKDIVDVLEDAASQTDARVEVIATESDEKMQLTALGGIAALLRYRT
- a CDS encoding AbrB/MazE/SpoVT family DNA-binding domain-containing protein, whose protein sequence is MENIVKVTRRGQTTIPAEFRQKLGIKEGDQLVVEATDNGVLFTPIPKLEELAGVDSQYGTPEELKKALDKLREEY
- a CDS encoding PIN domain-containing protein, whose protein sequence is MKEVLDTRFLFEYFYSSNLETKNKVTRKMNDMLSKNLGILPTMVLAEITKVTCERRGKDVAESRYHALVQSGLQIQDLTPQIAKHAGLLKNQHRSVPMGDCIIAATAIVNHARVLSDDPHFDNIKDAKRGWI